Proteins co-encoded in one Rhodopirellula bahusiensis genomic window:
- the bcp gene encoding thioredoxin-dependent thiol peroxidase: protein MADFIDPGKKAPAFMLKDQDGQTVQLKDHAGSPVVLFFYPKDNTPGCTKEACAFRDRYAELQSAGAQLFGISTDSAESHIKFRDKFELPFPLLVDENHAMSEKYGAYREKNLYGKKSMGIQRSTYLIDAAGKVVKVWKRVRVDGHDQQVLDALAALSEQN from the coding sequence ATGGCTGATTTCATCGATCCCGGCAAAAAGGCCCCCGCCTTCATGCTCAAAGACCAAGACGGCCAGACCGTTCAATTGAAAGACCATGCGGGCTCTCCAGTTGTTTTGTTCTTTTACCCAAAGGACAACACGCCCGGATGCACCAAAGAAGCCTGTGCGTTTCGCGATCGATACGCGGAACTGCAATCCGCAGGTGCCCAACTGTTTGGGATCAGCACCGATTCGGCGGAAAGCCACATCAAATTTCGGGACAAGTTTGAGCTTCCGTTTCCTCTGCTGGTCGATGAAAACCACGCCATGAGCGAAAAGTACGGGGCATATCGTGAGAAAAATCTGTACGGCAAGAAATCGATGGGCATCCAACGTTCGACCTATTTGATCGACGCGGCTGGCAAGGTGGTCAAGGTTTGGAAACGCGTTCGAGTTGATGGCCATGATCAACAAGTTCTTGATGCCCTCGCCGCGCTGTCGGAGCAGAATTGA
- the rsfS gene encoding ribosome silencing factor, with amino-acid sequence MAHPSRAIRPHGLEDARKLATEAARVALDNNGQDVMVLNVSEQSAEFDFFVIATGTSRRQLHAISEQTDDALEKGLGDHRQGIEGYQESSWIVLDYGSVVVHLFDEETREYYDLESLWADATPIPLSDLGLTQR; translated from the coding sequence ATGGCTCATCCCAGTCGGGCAATTCGTCCGCATGGATTGGAAGATGCTCGTAAATTGGCAACTGAAGCCGCTCGGGTCGCGTTGGACAATAATGGTCAAGACGTGATGGTTTTGAACGTCAGCGAGCAATCGGCTGAATTCGATTTCTTTGTCATCGCCACCGGAACCAGCCGTCGCCAGTTGCACGCGATCAGCGAGCAAACCGACGACGCATTGGAAAAGGGTTTGGGCGATCATCGGCAAGGAATCGAAGGTTATCAGGAAAGCAGTTGGATCGTGCTCGATTACGGCAGCGTTGTCGTTCACCTGTTCGATGAAGAGACTCGTGAGTATTACGACCTCGAATCGTTGTGGGCCGACGCCACTCCCATTCCGCTGTCGGATCTTGGTTTGACTCAACGCTGA
- the argS gene encoding arginine--tRNA ligase translates to MHLPNVLQARFVQALKPLTDSPSDYAGMIRPAADPKFGDYQSNAAMPLAKRAGKTSRDVAAELVQNLNVTDLFEEPEVAGPGFINLRLKDSVLFDSIQQMLLDDRVGVSQTTDPKKVIVDFSSPNVAKPMHVGHIRSTVIGDCLARTLRFYGEDVVTDNHLGDWGTQFGIIIYGYRHFGDPAKVSANPVPELSSLYRLTNQLIEYQKAKKSLVSMSDKLEAAKSDAVTAKQAAESGETDENLKPKDKKKLRKNAEAANRRIASVEADIEALQSKIDAVDGDPELAKLAAEHSEVDVAVLRETAKLHEGDAENLELWKDFLPHCQDEINRIYTRLNVQFDHTLGESFYHDRLAGVVEHLTKLGLTTKSDGAICVFLEGFDSPMIIQKRDGAFLYATTDLATLQYRRDEFQPDEILYVVDSRQGEHFKKFFAMAEPLGMGEVQLVHVNFGTVLGPDGRPMKTRSGTLIGLESLLNDAVNRAKEVVCNPDRLALMDPPMGEDEQQQIAEVIGIGAIKYADLSHHRTSDYKFDVDKMVALEGNTATYVQYSYARTQSILRRASDGEGLPDFEQVIEQAAATQPMTFTHPNERSLALMLMRFEEAVEQVRLSYAPNALCDYLFETAKTYSSFNESCRVLGTEDPSVMQTRLALVVLTGRVLKKGLSLLGIDVAERM, encoded by the coding sequence ATGCATCTACCCAATGTTCTTCAGGCCCGATTTGTTCAAGCCCTCAAGCCGCTAACGGACTCGCCAAGTGACTACGCAGGCATGATACGTCCCGCGGCGGACCCGAAGTTTGGTGATTACCAATCCAATGCGGCAATGCCACTGGCCAAACGGGCGGGTAAAACATCCCGAGACGTTGCAGCCGAACTGGTGCAAAATCTTAATGTCACGGATCTTTTTGAAGAGCCTGAGGTCGCTGGCCCAGGATTCATCAACCTTCGTCTCAAGGATTCGGTCCTCTTCGATTCGATTCAACAGATGTTGTTGGACGATCGAGTCGGTGTGTCACAAACCACTGATCCCAAGAAGGTGATCGTGGACTTTTCTTCGCCCAACGTTGCCAAGCCCATGCATGTGGGCCACATCCGCAGCACGGTGATTGGCGATTGCTTAGCCAGGACGCTGCGTTTCTATGGCGAAGATGTCGTGACCGACAACCACTTGGGTGACTGGGGCACCCAATTTGGAATCATCATTTATGGCTACCGCCACTTTGGTGATCCAGCCAAGGTCTCAGCCAATCCAGTTCCAGAACTGTCATCGCTCTATCGACTCACCAACCAACTGATTGAATATCAGAAGGCCAAAAAGTCATTGGTCTCGATGTCGGACAAGCTAGAGGCGGCAAAAAGTGACGCAGTTACAGCGAAACAAGCCGCTGAGTCGGGTGAAACGGACGAGAACCTGAAACCCAAGGACAAGAAGAAGCTTCGCAAAAACGCCGAAGCCGCGAATCGACGAATCGCATCAGTCGAAGCTGATATCGAGGCATTGCAGTCCAAGATCGATGCCGTTGATGGAGACCCTGAACTGGCAAAATTGGCCGCTGAGCACTCCGAAGTGGACGTGGCGGTCCTTCGTGAGACAGCGAAATTGCACGAAGGCGATGCTGAGAACTTGGAGTTGTGGAAGGATTTTCTTCCGCATTGCCAGGACGAAATCAACCGAATCTACACACGCCTCAACGTTCAATTTGATCATACGCTAGGTGAAAGCTTCTATCACGATCGGCTGGCGGGCGTGGTCGAGCATCTTACAAAGCTTGGTTTAACGACTAAAAGTGACGGTGCGATTTGTGTTTTCCTAGAAGGGTTTGATAGCCCCATGATCATACAAAAGCGTGATGGGGCGTTTTTGTATGCCACGACAGACTTAGCAACACTTCAATACCGTCGTGATGAGTTTCAACCAGACGAGATCCTGTATGTGGTGGATTCGCGCCAGGGCGAACACTTCAAGAAGTTCTTCGCGATGGCGGAACCATTGGGAATGGGCGAGGTCCAGTTGGTCCATGTCAATTTTGGAACGGTTCTAGGACCGGATGGGCGACCCATGAAGACACGAAGTGGGACTTTGATTGGTTTGGAGAGCCTATTGAATGACGCTGTGAATCGAGCCAAAGAAGTTGTTTGCAACCCGGACCGCTTGGCGTTGATGGACCCTCCAATGGGTGAGGACGAGCAACAACAAATTGCCGAAGTCATTGGCATTGGAGCCATTAAATACGCGGATTTGTCACATCATCGAACCAGTGATTACAAGTTTGACGTCGACAAGATGGTCGCATTGGAAGGCAATACCGCGACTTACGTGCAATATTCCTACGCTCGGACCCAAAGTATTTTGCGACGGGCATCCGACGGAGAAGGCCTGCCTGATTTTGAACAAGTGATTGAGCAAGCCGCAGCCACGCAACCGATGACTTTCACACATCCGAACGAGCGTTCTCTTGCATTGATGCTGATGCGTTTTGAAGAGGCAGTCGAACAAGTCCGCTTGAGTTACGCACCCAATGCATTGTGCGATTACTTGTTTGAAACCGCGAAGACATACTCCTCTTTCAACGAGAGCTGCCGTGTTCTTGGCACCGAGGATCCCTCGGTCATGCAAACTCGACTGGCGTTGGTTGTGCTGACCGGTCGTGTTCTCAAGAAAGGACTGTCTTTGTTGGGAATCGATGTTGCAGAACGCATGTAA
- a CDS encoding adenylate/guanylate cyclase domain-containing protein, with the protein MPDLIAQGAGDGFRWRKVLPELVAGVDVLLGRQPSGSPDPVPVQSTGGNPADTDTADSEPSEREIVLQRDRRRTRTIHWQVGWDQSISRCHAILTILENDRIQVHQDARGRNPIFFRGRPRDRFVVVPGEHFVIGETTFTLARRPGFTDDVGHVMRGQSIEERAADASTPRAGPIPPSQRSDMVGSAEGVTEMAFDASVLRERDFRDTRRRIQLLARLPDIVAGSVDDEELLVRVSDTLLRATPSASAVAIVRANVPEPMGAGDEKLSNEHPSEMKVLHYDCRENGAQQHSVSSRLVTTALQRRESVLHLWETERNGGIEFTAAENVDWAFCVPLRSEACAGWAIYVAGSRALGSNWKELADDSATLADRLGDDVKFAEVVGSLISGIRQTSHFQQRHLAMRRFFAPVVLDALSGQDPQSWLQPRQCDLSVMFCDLRGFSRTSEMQSDQLLLLLEQVSAALGVMTRHILDTGGVIGDFHGDAAMGFWGWPIELQLSDPHSDLSASAHVVASVLAAARAAAGIRMDYATGQTEFRCGIGIASGSAVAGRIGTVDQVKVTAFGPVVNLASRLEGLTKHFGVEVLMDHASASSLQAWLGQDEFTEEPSPFRLRKLGRVRVAGMKIPVDVYQLVVPSGGTQDLTDSQIDAYEQGWDEFAKGDWDSAYQRLLELPAWDRPKDVLLRLILQHHRIAPSGWEGVLDFPK; encoded by the coding sequence ATGCCTGATTTGATTGCTCAAGGTGCTGGGGATGGGTTCCGTTGGCGAAAAGTCCTTCCCGAATTGGTCGCCGGGGTGGATGTCCTATTGGGACGTCAGCCATCTGGTTCGCCCGATCCTGTTCCAGTGCAGTCAACCGGCGGCAACCCAGCCGACACTGACACGGCTGATTCGGAACCTTCCGAACGAGAAATTGTTCTTCAGCGAGATCGCCGTCGGACGCGAACCATTCACTGGCAAGTCGGCTGGGATCAATCGATCTCCCGTTGTCACGCGATCCTGACCATTTTGGAAAACGATCGTATCCAGGTTCATCAGGACGCACGTGGACGCAACCCGATCTTTTTTCGCGGCCGCCCGAGGGATCGTTTTGTGGTCGTGCCTGGCGAACACTTTGTAATTGGCGAAACCACGTTCACGCTCGCCCGACGACCTGGTTTCACCGACGATGTCGGGCATGTCATGCGTGGGCAGTCGATTGAAGAGCGTGCCGCAGACGCGTCGACTCCTCGCGCCGGTCCCATTCCTCCTTCGCAACGCTCTGACATGGTCGGCAGCGCCGAAGGCGTCACTGAAATGGCCTTTGACGCATCAGTCCTTCGCGAACGAGACTTCCGTGATACTCGGCGACGCATCCAATTGTTGGCTCGTCTTCCCGACATCGTTGCCGGTAGCGTCGACGATGAAGAGTTGTTGGTTCGTGTCTCCGACACCTTGCTTCGGGCAACTCCTTCGGCATCCGCGGTTGCAATAGTGAGGGCAAATGTTCCGGAGCCCATGGGGGCTGGTGATGAGAAGCTAAGCAACGAGCATCCATCGGAGATGAAGGTGCTGCATTACGACTGTCGTGAGAACGGGGCGCAGCAGCACTCGGTCAGCTCACGTTTGGTCACGACGGCACTGCAGCGTCGCGAAAGTGTTCTGCATCTATGGGAAACCGAACGCAATGGAGGGATTGAATTCACCGCGGCTGAAAATGTTGACTGGGCGTTTTGTGTTCCACTGCGAAGTGAAGCTTGTGCCGGCTGGGCCATCTATGTTGCCGGCTCACGGGCACTTGGATCCAACTGGAAAGAGCTCGCCGATGACTCGGCCACTCTCGCGGATCGCTTGGGCGATGACGTGAAGTTTGCCGAGGTGGTGGGATCGTTGATCTCTGGCATCCGACAAACATCTCACTTCCAACAACGTCACCTGGCGATGCGGCGATTCTTTGCCCCGGTGGTTCTGGATGCATTGTCAGGACAAGACCCGCAAAGCTGGTTGCAGCCACGCCAATGTGATCTATCCGTGATGTTCTGCGACCTTCGAGGTTTTTCGCGAACATCAGAAATGCAAAGTGATCAGCTGCTCTTATTGTTGGAGCAAGTCAGTGCCGCACTCGGCGTCATGACTCGTCATATTCTTGATACGGGCGGCGTGATTGGAGACTTCCACGGTGACGCCGCCATGGGTTTTTGGGGCTGGCCGATCGAGCTTCAGCTTTCGGATCCGCATTCAGATCTCTCGGCATCGGCCCATGTTGTTGCCAGTGTTCTCGCAGCAGCTCGTGCGGCGGCGGGAATTCGTATGGATTACGCGACGGGTCAAACTGAATTCCGCTGTGGCATTGGCATCGCATCGGGGTCTGCCGTGGCAGGTCGCATTGGAACCGTCGATCAGGTCAAAGTCACCGCGTTCGGTCCGGTCGTGAACCTAGCAAGTCGACTCGAAGGCCTTACCAAACACTTCGGCGTGGAAGTCCTGATGGACCATGCATCAGCCAGCTCATTGCAGGCCTGGCTGGGGCAAGATGAATTCACAGAGGAGCCCTCGCCGTTTCGGCTTCGCAAGCTCGGTCGTGTTCGCGTTGCGGGAATGAAGATTCCGGTCGATGTCTATCAATTGGTCGTGCCCAGCGGCGGCACCCAAGATCTAACAGACTCGCAAATCGATGCGTATGAACAGGGCTGGGACGAGTTCGCCAAAGGAGATTGGGACTCAGCGTACCAGCGACTGCTGGAGCTTCCGGCTTGGGATCGACCAAAAGACGTGTTGCTGCGTCTAATTCTGCAGCACCATCGAATTGCACCATCGGGGTGGGAAGGCGTGCTTGACTTCCCCAAGTGA
- a CDS encoding BaiN/RdsA family NAD(P)/FAD-dependent oxidoreductase, with the protein MVSPLSNAPDLNALTQAATQSTGLHIVVVGAGAAGMMAAAEAARSGARVTLLEKNTKTGVKILMSGGTRCNITHDTDAKGITEAFGHAKRFLQPSIGKFGPSDVIAMFHELGVETKREETGKIFPVSNRAIDVRDALHRSMLDAGVRLELRCSVKDIRPLSDSRDQWSVSIDRDGHADELFADRVIVTSGGRSWPGCGTTGDGYEWLRALGHTIVETRPALVPLVGGTNVTQALSGLTLPDVNVSVFTPDHRSGKKPKVQRRSSWLFTHFGFSGPAAMDVSGVMTAYERIQDSVMRLDLVPDVCEVELRDILSNRSGEAGKRSVANLLQQWVPSRLALAICEESHPANANCKLAELPNKVGNLMIEKLKRWHLPVNGTRGFAKAEVTAGGVRLNEVDPRTMQSRLAKGLFIAGEILDVDGWIGGYNFQAAFSTGRAAGIAASQTDDA; encoded by the coding sequence ATGGTTTCCCCTCTATCAAACGCACCGGACCTCAACGCATTGACTCAAGCGGCCACCCAATCGACCGGGCTCCACATCGTCGTCGTGGGTGCCGGGGCCGCGGGAATGATGGCGGCTGCGGAAGCCGCTCGATCGGGTGCACGCGTCACTCTGCTGGAGAAAAACACAAAGACCGGTGTAAAAATCCTGATGTCCGGCGGCACCCGCTGCAACATCACGCATGACACCGATGCGAAGGGAATCACGGAAGCGTTTGGACACGCGAAACGTTTTCTGCAACCGAGCATTGGCAAGTTTGGGCCCTCGGACGTGATCGCGATGTTTCATGAGCTTGGCGTTGAAACCAAGCGGGAAGAAACCGGCAAGATCTTTCCTGTTAGCAACCGAGCGATTGACGTCCGAGATGCCCTGCATCGTTCCATGTTGGACGCCGGTGTCCGCCTGGAACTTCGCTGCTCTGTTAAAGACATTCGCCCATTGTCCGATTCGCGTGACCAGTGGAGTGTTTCCATCGACCGCGATGGTCATGCCGATGAACTGTTCGCGGACCGCGTTATCGTCACGTCCGGCGGAAGAAGCTGGCCCGGATGTGGGACAACTGGCGATGGTTATGAATGGTTGCGAGCCCTGGGGCACACGATCGTGGAGACGCGTCCCGCGTTGGTTCCTTTGGTGGGTGGAACCAATGTCACACAGGCTTTGTCTGGACTGACCTTGCCTGACGTCAACGTGTCCGTTTTCACTCCCGACCACCGATCGGGCAAGAAGCCCAAGGTTCAACGTCGGTCATCTTGGTTGTTCACCCATTTTGGTTTCTCAGGTCCGGCGGCCATGGATGTCAGTGGAGTGATGACCGCCTACGAACGCATTCAAGATTCCGTCATGAGATTGGATTTGGTGCCAGATGTTTGCGAAGTTGAACTGCGTGACATCTTGAGCAACCGATCGGGTGAAGCGGGCAAGCGATCGGTGGCGAATCTATTGCAACAATGGGTTCCCTCTCGTTTAGCACTCGCTATTTGTGAAGAGAGTCACCCGGCGAATGCAAACTGCAAACTTGCTGAGTTGCCCAACAAAGTGGGAAACTTAATGATCGAAAAACTCAAGCGTTGGCATCTGCCCGTCAATGGAACGCGTGGCTTTGCCAAAGCCGAGGTGACCGCCGGTGGTGTCCGGCTGAACGAAGTGGATCCACGAACGATGCAAAGCCGATTGGCGAAAGGTTTGTTCATCGCCGGCGAGATTTTGGATGTGGATGGCTGGATAGGAGGCTACAACTTTCAGGCCGCCTTCAGCACCGGTCGCGCAGCGGGGATCGCAGCTTCGCAAACCGACGATGCTTGA
- a CDS encoding fatty acid desaturase family protein: protein MSGNTPDASCHGFRFSEARTLISDLQRPNQTIYWVDFLCSILAGHVFLHGIFLLPWFYGFTPQVWAGMAVCYVLTLILYMRALMFIHELVHLPEKGFTAFRIAWNALCGIFFFVPSFLYYPHVDHHRRKHYGTEHDGEYLPLSNRGPWMIAVFIGQALFLPLLAIFRFAVISPLCWIVPSLRPLVHRHLSTMVVDPFYERPDASPKVMRVVLLQEVLCFAWCVWFLIRGGLLRDQWLDPFWLIAYAVGVGILILNEVRTLGAHRWTNDGGEMSFSEQLLDSVNYPNHAWASELWGPIGTRFHALHHLFPRLPYHNLGKAHRRLTEGLPADSLYHQTSAESLFTEIAALWRRSRASDSRETKSSEAADSNNVVPSI, encoded by the coding sequence ATGAGCGGCAACACTCCCGACGCCTCCTGCCACGGATTCCGGTTCTCAGAGGCTCGCACACTCATCTCCGATTTGCAGCGTCCCAACCAAACGATCTACTGGGTGGACTTTCTGTGCTCGATTTTGGCTGGTCACGTGTTCCTTCACGGCATCTTTCTGTTGCCGTGGTTTTACGGATTCACTCCGCAGGTTTGGGCGGGGATGGCAGTGTGCTATGTGCTAACGCTCATTCTGTACATGCGGGCGTTGATGTTCATTCATGAACTGGTTCATTTGCCCGAAAAAGGGTTCACTGCGTTCCGAATTGCCTGGAATGCACTCTGTGGAATCTTCTTCTTCGTGCCCTCGTTTCTGTATTATCCGCACGTCGACCATCACCGACGCAAACATTACGGCACCGAACATGACGGCGAGTACTTGCCGTTGAGCAACCGAGGACCGTGGATGATCGCGGTCTTCATTGGACAAGCGTTGTTCTTGCCTCTGCTGGCCATTTTTCGTTTCGCTGTCATCAGTCCGTTGTGCTGGATCGTCCCCAGTTTGCGACCGCTCGTTCATCGCCATCTTTCGACCATGGTCGTTGATCCGTTCTATGAACGCCCCGATGCGTCACCCAAAGTGATGCGTGTCGTCCTGCTGCAAGAAGTCCTGTGCTTCGCTTGGTGTGTCTGGTTCTTAATTCGTGGCGGCTTGCTTCGCGATCAGTGGCTCGATCCGTTTTGGTTGATCGCTTATGCCGTGGGTGTGGGCATCTTGATTCTGAACGAAGTCCGCACGCTGGGTGCCCACCGGTGGACCAATGACGGCGGTGAAATGAGTTTTTCGGAACAGTTGCTGGATTCTGTGAACTATCCCAATCATGCCTGGGCAAGCGAATTGTGGGGGCCAATTGGAACCCGGTTCCATGCGCTGCATCACTTGTTTCCGAGGTTGCCATATCACAACCTTGGCAAGGCCCATCGCCGACTCACCGAAGGTTTGCCAGCCGATTCGCTCTATCATCAGACTTCCGCGGAATCTTTGTTCACTGAGATTGCCGCTCTGTGGCGACGATCAAGAGCGTCGGATAGCCGTGAAACGAAATCGTCCGAAGCGGCTGATTCCAACAATGTGGTTCCGTCAATTTGA
- a CDS encoding aminotransferase class IV, protein MNVVPTASDQDSGGSFLGHNAYFCCPAWNVSEWRSFDQISLPIDDLGFRQGVTAVERLRTYGGTIFCADQHLQRLAETLRLLKIEKGPTTGQLERLIEACLELNADLVQQSDVGMTIWVTAGSSKFDPTWAVHLNEIDHEAVARRQSHGQPIAVTTVVQPPMESWPRHAKVRNRLHYYLADLEAKEVAPDATGLLLDSDGSVTESSLANVAILRDGQLIIPPEEDVLKGVTMGLVRKWSNEQGIQCLEAPLMPKDLLQADEILLTGTDTGIWFANNYQEGHHKRLKGEICQQMQAMLPEPRIRPVREA, encoded by the coding sequence TTGAACGTTGTCCCAACTGCTTCGGACCAAGATTCCGGCGGATCGTTCCTGGGTCACAACGCCTACTTTTGTTGCCCCGCCTGGAACGTGAGCGAATGGCGATCGTTTGATCAGATCTCGTTGCCGATCGACGATTTGGGGTTTCGCCAGGGTGTGACGGCGGTCGAGCGACTTCGCACTTATGGGGGAACAATCTTTTGCGCGGATCAGCACCTCCAGAGACTTGCCGAAACTCTGCGGTTACTGAAGATTGAAAAGGGCCCGACTACCGGTCAGCTCGAACGATTGATCGAGGCGTGCTTAGAACTCAACGCTGACTTGGTCCAACAAAGTGATGTTGGGATGACGATTTGGGTGACCGCCGGATCATCCAAGTTTGATCCCACTTGGGCAGTGCATCTCAACGAGATCGACCACGAAGCTGTTGCTCGTCGTCAATCACATGGTCAGCCGATTGCTGTGACGACAGTGGTTCAGCCACCCATGGAGTCCTGGCCTCGACATGCGAAAGTGCGAAACCGGCTGCACTACTACTTGGCAGACCTTGAGGCGAAGGAGGTGGCTCCAGACGCGACGGGATTGCTGCTCGATTCGGATGGCAGCGTAACGGAGTCAAGCTTGGCAAATGTGGCGATCTTACGAGACGGCCAATTGATCATCCCACCGGAAGAAGATGTACTCAAAGGGGTGACAATGGGACTGGTGAGAAAGTGGTCAAATGAGCAGGGAATCCAGTGTCTCGAGGCACCACTGATGCCGAAAGACCTTCTACAGGCCGACGAAATCCTGCTGACCGGAACCGACACGGGAATCTGGTTCGCCAACAACTACCAAGAAGGGCACCACAAACGCCTCAAAGGCGAAATCTGCCAACAAATGCAGGCGATGCTTCCCGAGCCCAGGATCCGACCAGTTCGCGAGGCCTGA
- a CDS encoding transcriptional regulator produces the protein MVQQASTAIHRLAYRRPFAEDRRVMDRWLNTHFSDAMAAGLPESNLDRFAIPAPELPTDSLRGSLTQLRLESGVFLLDRDSKLIAWNQTLEDLFVEVEFLASESLPNRLPIDMVQILSGGSDLISLGATELDYSFQSKDDRGRMCFWDVSGIRRDYNSGANAISATLIRPVALLKTDAAEEGLSLSESLLVYQQFDSVDRQICEAIAMGDTTGDIATMVGLTRRSVEVRRAKILERFQFTRPVEIVRLLVRLEENGLL, from the coding sequence ATGGTCCAGCAAGCTTCCACTGCGATTCATCGACTGGCCTACCGCCGCCCATTCGCGGAAGATCGAAGGGTGATGGACCGCTGGTTGAACACACATTTCAGCGACGCCATGGCTGCGGGGCTCCCGGAGAGCAATCTGGACCGTTTCGCGATACCCGCGCCAGAACTTCCCACTGATTCGCTGCGTGGATCACTCACTCAGTTGCGTTTGGAATCCGGGGTCTTTTTGCTGGATCGCGACAGCAAGTTGATCGCTTGGAATCAAACACTCGAGGATCTGTTCGTCGAAGTTGAGTTCTTAGCATCCGAGTCGCTTCCTAACAGATTGCCCATCGACATGGTTCAAATATTGAGCGGTGGAAGCGATTTGATATCGTTGGGTGCGACCGAACTGGACTACTCGTTTCAATCCAAAGACGATCGCGGACGAATGTGCTTTTGGGATGTCAGCGGCATCCGTCGTGACTACAACTCTGGCGCCAACGCAATCAGCGCGACGTTGATCCGTCCAGTTGCGTTACTAAAAACAGACGCAGCAGAAGAAGGACTTTCGCTGAGCGAATCGCTGTTGGTCTATCAGCAATTCGATTCGGTGGACCGCCAAATTTGCGAAGCCATCGCAATGGGCGACACCACGGGTGACATCGCCACGATGGTTGGTTTGACGCGAAGATCAGTTGAAGTCCGACGTGCAAAGATCTTGGAGCGATTCCAATTCACTCGACCGGTCGAGATCGTGCGATTGCTGGTGCGACTGGAAGAAAACGGCTTGCTATAA
- a CDS encoding GAF domain-containing protein, which yields MILKMLAPTMDFREASRAVLEHLQSTTGLALWMITRTEDEAWIILDRSDPNDVYPVDSGDMIQWSDSFCQHMIEGTAPQIARHAQQIPLFAGSTISQKLSIGAYAGVPILDRDGELFGTLCGIDPEIQPEAFEEHLPLIQLLARMLGGYLSMEMQLQSMQRKSDRSSLHQMVDPTTSFFNREGWSRLIQRERERANRLGRPSNVLRVEIKLTVQTNLSEVVSAIKDEFGSEHLIGHIATDQFEILLEDHEMSLVIERGRSIQDRLASRGIASDYNAFNLKVVETATA from the coding sequence ATGATTCTGAAAATGCTCGCTCCCACGATGGATTTTCGTGAGGCAAGTCGCGCCGTTTTAGAGCATCTGCAGTCGACCACTGGGTTGGCTCTTTGGATGATCACTCGAACGGAAGACGAAGCCTGGATCATCCTCGATCGGTCGGACCCAAATGACGTGTATCCCGTTGATTCGGGTGACATGATTCAGTGGTCCGACTCATTTTGCCAGCACATGATTGAGGGTACCGCTCCTCAGATCGCGCGGCATGCTCAACAGATACCGCTTTTCGCTGGATCGACGATCTCTCAAAAACTTTCCATCGGCGCATACGCTGGTGTTCCGATTCTGGACCGAGATGGGGAACTGTTTGGCACTCTTTGCGGCATTGATCCTGAGATCCAACCGGAAGCCTTCGAAGAACACTTGCCACTGATTCAGTTGTTGGCGCGGATGTTGGGTGGCTACCTTTCAATGGAAATGCAGTTGCAGTCGATGCAACGGAAGAGCGATCGCAGTTCGCTGCATCAAATGGTGGATCCAACGACGAGCTTCTTCAACCGTGAAGGCTGGAGCAGGTTGATCCAACGCGAACGCGAACGCGCCAATCGCTTGGGACGTCCATCCAATGTTTTGCGAGTTGAGATCAAACTCACTGTGCAAACCAATTTGTCCGAAGTCGTCTCGGCCATCAAAGACGAATTTGGTTCTGAACACTTGATTGGACACATCGCGACCGACCAATTTGAAATCTTGCTTGAAGACCATGAGATGTCATTGGTCATCGAGCGAGGGCGATCCATTCAAGATCGATTGGCATCACGGGGGATCGCATCGGATTACAACGCGTTCAACCTGAAGGTTGTCGAAACGGCCACCGCATAG